Genomic segment of Gilliamella apis:
TGCAAGTAATAATTTCTCATTATTACTTTTATCATTGCCATGTTCTCCAGCATAACGAGCTGAATATATGCCTGGTTGGCCCTTGAGCGCGTCAACAACTAAGCCAGAATCATCAGCAATTGCCGGTAATTGTGTCAGCTTTGCAGTATGTCTAGCTTTTAAGATAGCATTTTCAATAAATGTTAAACCGGTTTCTTCTACATCAGGAACATTGAATGCACTTTGGGCTACAACATCAAAGCCTGCATTGGCTAAAAGCTGTTGTAATTCGTTGACTTTTCCTTGATTGTTGGTAGCTAAAACAATTTTTTGCATTTTATGACTCCATAACTAATTTGTGTTATATCGCTATTAGTAAATTGAATATTACTGATAGAAATATTGCTTAAAATTTAAAAATCAGGCTCACAGCAAAATGTCATACTCTCCCCAGTTTTAGGGTGATTTATTGTGAGTAGTTGTGCATGTAACAATAATCGTTTTGACATCGAAAATGCTTCAGGATGAGCATAAAATTTATCCCCTAATATTGGATGTCCGATTGCTTGCATATGAACTCGTAATTGATGGGAGCGTCCTGTGAACGGAAATAGTGCAACTCTAGTGGTATTATCATCATTACGAGCAATAACTTGATAATGGGTTAATGCATATTTGCCATTTTCGTGGTCAACCATTTGCCGTGGGCGATTAGGCCAATCACAAATTAATGGTAATTCGACTTGGCCAATATCATTTTCAAGATGGCCATGAACTACGGCAATATAATTTTTTTTCGGTATTCGTTCGCGGAATTGTTTTTTAATTTCTCTATCAGCCAATTTTGATAAAGCTGCAACCATGATACCACTGGTTGCCATATCGAGACGATGGACTGATTCAACATAACTATATTTTTGTTGTAAACGATGGATAATACTATCTATAAATTGTGGCTTATTGCCTGAAACAGATAATATACCGGGTTGTTTATTAACAACAACAATATGATCATCTTGATATAAAATAGTTAGCCACGGATCAATGGGGGGATGATATTCCAAAAGCATGAATGTGTGATAATTTGTAAAATTAAATTGCCACACATTCTAACAAACTTACCAAAAAGTGCTAGTCGAAAAGTTTATTTACTCCAGATTGACTTTTTATTCGGTGAAAAGAGTTGAGAAAAGAGTATCACCAAACTCACCAAAAGGTAACAAGCAAAAATAATGATCATCCATTGCGACATTTCAATAGTTAAAAAAGACCAAATTTTGTCTGCACATGAGCCATAAGCATTAAACATGCTTGGCAACCATTCATTTAATGCTAACCAAGAAGGAAATTGCACATTAATAGCACAGGTATCACCTAAATTTGGTTCAAACTGTAAATGGGCATGAAACATTGCTAAGTTAAAACCTTTAATGGCACTAAATAACCACACCAAAATACCCGCTAAACGAAAAATTAGTTTGCTAGGCGCAATCAGCCCAATTAAGCTACCAAGCATAATGCCGTAAATTGCACAACGTTGATAAATACATAATGTACAAGGGGCTAGACCTAAGCCATGTTGAAAATAGAGAGCGGTTATTTCAAAAATAAAGGTGGAAAGAAATAATAAAAACCAAGCAACTCTACCGCGAGAGTATTGATTGAGCAGAGATAACATACTGTTTTATTCCTCCGGATTCCGTTATAATCGTGTTAAATTCATTTTATTGAAATTAATCGATATTAATTTTTAGCCAGTAGTAGTGTAGTTTATTTTTTAATAATGTGAAACGACTTTTATTTATAAACGGTGGATTAATCTTTTCTTATGGACTCAAAAGTTCAACAAACAAAACAACAAGTCTCATTTGTCACAATTAGTGAAGAAAATGAGGCTCAACGCATTGATAATTTTCTCATTACATATCTTAAAGGTGTGCCTAAAAGTATGATTTATCGCATACTTAGAAAAGGTGAAGTCCGTGTTAACAAAAAAAGAATAAAACCAGAATACAAGTTAGCTATTGGTGACCAAGTGCGTATCCCTCCTATACGCGTTTCTGAAAAAACGGTGCCTGAGATTTCCACAAAACTAAATAAAGTTGCTGATTTGGAGAAAGCGATCATTTATGAAGATGATGTTATTCTGGCCATTAATAAACCATCCGGAATTGCCGTACATGGTGGTAGTGGTCTAAGTTTTGGTGTTATTGAAGGATTAAGAGCCTTACGACCAGAAGCAAAATTTTTAGAATTAGTGCATCGAATTGACCGCGAAACATCAGGTATTTTATTGATTGCGAAAAAACGTTCTGCGTTAAAGTCACTGCACGAACAATTACGTTTGAAACAGATGCAAAAAAATTATTTAGCTTTAGTGAAAGGTAATTGGCCTTCTGAATGTAAAGTTGTACAAGCACCATTACTAAAAAATGTTCTTAAAAGTGGTGAACGAGTGGTTAAGGTCAATGCCGAAGGTAAACCTTCAGAAACGAGATTTAAAGTAGAAGAACGTTTCGGTTTTGCAACCTTAGTTAAGGCAAGCCCAGTAACTGGTCGTACGCACCAAATTCGTGTGCATACTCAATATGCTAATCATCCAATTGCATTTGATGATCGCTATGGTGATAGTCAATTTGATGCATTATTAACTGATAGTAAACTTAATCGATTATTTTTACATGCCGCTAATGTAAAATTTATTCATCCGAAAACTTTACAAGAGATGCAATTAAATGCTCCGTTGGATGATGTATTGCAAAATTGTTTGACAAAGATTAGAGATGACAAATATCAACAAACAGAATGATTAAAATGAGAAGGTAATTAATAAGCATGAAAGATCTTAATTTATACTTAATTAGACATGGTCAAACAGAATGGAATATTAAAGATCAGATGCAGGGGTCACAAAATTCGCCTCTTACTGAAAATGGCATTTTAGGTGCCAAAATAACCGGAAAGCATCTAAAAAATACGCCATTTATACAAGCCTATTCTAGCCCTCAACAACGAGCAATGGAAACTCGGGACTATATTATTAATGAAAATGATAATGTAATTCCTACTTTTGAACTGGAAGGTTTGCGAGAAATGGATTTTGGGCTTTGGGAGGGGAGACATGTACCTTCACTAAAAAAAGAATTCCCAGAATTTAATACCTATTTAACTGAACCAGAAAAGTTTGATGCATCTATTAATCAAGGTGAAAATTATCTTGATGTCCTTTCTCGTATGAAAAATGCTTTAAATGAAATTGTCAAAAATGCGCCACAAGATAAGGGTAATATTTTAGTTGTATCGCATGGTACGGTGTTACGAATATTACTTTGTGTTTTAAATGGTGGTGATTGGCGTCAACATCGTGATGAAAACTATTTCCCTCGAATGTTAAATACCAGTATTAGCGTGGTTAATTATAAACAGAACAACGATCAACAAGATGGCGAATATTCAGTTAAATTTTATAATAATGTTGATCATTTAGACGATTAATTACTATTATTCTTTGACATTTTCAGGCTAATGCTATTAGTAACATTAGCCTGAAATGTGAGTCTACCTTCTACTATAAACAGCATAACGTTTTTGTAACTGTTTTAATTGACTAATTCTGGCATCAATTTTTGCAATTAAGGTTTGATTACCTTTTGCTTGAGTTTTAGCATTAGTTAATAATCGAATCGCGTCAGTAAAATTTCCTTCTAGAGCGATTGACTCAGCCCGTGCACTCATCTCTTGAGCTCTTGACTTTAATCCACCATAAGCGGTTATTAGCAAATCCCAACCGTTAGTATCATCATTATGATCAAAAGTATAACGATGTAATAAACTTACTGCTTGTTGGTAATTGCGTGCTTTTACATAGGCATTAGCTAAATTTAATTGCAATGCGGAACTATTAGGTGATTTTTTTAATGCTGATTGAAGACGACTAATCGCAGCACTACTATTATTAAGCGCTAAGTCAATATCCGTCATTAGATCAATATACCAAATATTATTTGGATCATTATCTAATAATGGTTGTAATTGTTGTTTGGCTTTTGGGTAATTATTATTATTGTAATCAACTAAAGCATTAGCATAAATTACCGCTATTTTACTTTGTTCATTATTCAGTTTACGATAACCTTCAATCAATAATCTTGCATTAGTTTTGTTACTCATCAATATTGCTATTCTAGCTTTGGCTAAATAATAATTTAAAGATGGCGTAACATTCTTTTTTGAGTATTGTAATGAACGATTACGAATATCTGATAAACGGCTATTAGGTAAAGGGTGAGTCATTAAGATTTCAGGTGGCTTACTGCTAAAGCGACTTTGATCGGCAAGTTTTTGTAGAAACTCAGAAGAAGCATAAGGATCAAATCCAGCTTTAGTTAATGTTCTAAGCCCAACTCTATCCGCTTCTTGTTCATTTGATTGGGTAAAACTAATCATACTTTGTGTTGAACTAGCCATAGTAGTTGTCATTGCCGCCATACCCGCTTCTGGATTGGCTAAAGTTAGTAATAACGAGCCAAGTGTTGCCCCCCAAACGTATGGACTATTACTATTTTGAGCCTCCATTGCTCGAGCCAAATGGCGTTGTGTCACGTGCCCGATTTCATGAGCCATTACCGATGCTAATTGACTTTCATTATCGGTATCTAATATTAATCTTGAATGAACGACGACATTGCCACCAAAAAAAGCAAAGGCATTAAGTACATTACTTCTCATAACATAAAAGTGAAAAGGCGTCTGTACTGATTCAGATTTGGAAACTAATTTTTTTCCTAAATCATTGATGTATTGATTTAAAACCGGATCATTAATAATCGGAGCACTACCACGTAACAAGCGCATATAATAATCGCCCATCTCTTTTTCTTGCCCGATGCTTAATGTAGCTGCAGCTGCGGTGCCCATATCGGGTAGCTTAATGTTATCTGCATAAACGATCGATGCATTTTGCAATAATAACGACGTAGATACTATTAATGCGATTGCTTTTTTTAACATACTTTTAACTCATAAAAAAGATTGATAATTAAGTATTCTAGCTTAAAAAAAAGACAATATCACTTTGAATATTTTATCAATTTGAGCTATTACTTCTATATTATTTTATTTACTCGATTTAATAATCTTAAATAATGAATGTTATTCAAATACTGCGTGGCGAATTTGTTCTACATCAACATTTTCAATATAGTTTTTGATATTGGGATAAATATTATAATGATGTCCAAACTCAGGTTGCATTAATTCATCAATAACTTGATGTTTACTCCAGTTTTGAAAAATTAAGCGATACATAGCAACAACTACGCCTGTGCGGTCACTGCCATGCCAACAATGAATCAATATCGGTTTAGGTGAATTTTTGATTGTTTTAAGGATTTGAATTATTTTTTTATCAGAAATATTTCCTGCTCGCATATTGATCCAAACCTCAGTGATGCCTGTATTGACAACTTTATCTCGATCACTATGCCATAATCGCAGATTAATTATGGTTTTAATGCCGAGTTTATCAAGCTGTTTTATCTGTTTTAACGAGGGTTGTTCAGAACGATATACATCGTTAGATACTTGATAAAAGTTATTTGGAATGAGGTCGGAATTAATATTTGACTGGCAACTGCTAATAAAAAAAATCAAGCAACACAACAATATAATGTTCACTCTTTTGGCGATTTGCAAACCAAAGTGAGCTATTACTTGTTGTGTTCTATTTATCATTACTACAATTGTCTATTGTTATGTTTATTGTTGACGGCTTTTAATAAATTCAAGGATTTGATCTACTTTTACCAATTCTTTATCCCCACCAGCACGATGTTTATATTCTACATCACCATTATCAAGGTTACGATCACCAATAACAATAGTGTGTGGAATACCAATTAATTCAGCATCAGCAAACATTACACCAGGGCGTTCTTTACGGTCGTCAAATAGTACTTCAATACCGGCAGCTTGTAGATCGGCATAGAGTTTTTCTGCAGTCGCCTGTACTCTTTCTGATTTGTGCATATTCATTGGAATAATAACAACGCTAAATGGTGCTATGGCTTCTGGCCAAATAATTCCACGTTCGTCATGGCATTGTTCGATTGCAGCGGCAACTATTCGGCTAACGCCGATACCATAACAACCCATGATCATCACATGATTTTGTCCATCTTCACCTTGCACTGTTGCTTTCATTGCTTCTGAATATTTAGTACCAAGTTGGAAAATATGTCCAACTTCAATACCACGTTTAATTTGCAATGTACCTTTGCCGTCAGGGCTAACATCGCCTTCGACTACATTGCGGATATCTTCGATGCGAGGTAAAGCAACATCGCGTTCCCAATTGATATTGAAATAATGTTTATGGTCAATATTGGCACCAGCACCAAAATCACTCATTACAGCAACATCACGGTCAATAATCATTGGCATATTTAGGTTTATTGGTCCTAGAGAGCCCGGTCCTGCATTGACTAATGCGCGAATTTCATCTTCGGTTGCAAATTCAAGTGGAGACGCCACAATATCGATTTTTTCTGCTTTGATTTCGTTTAAGGTATGATCACCTCGAACTAATAAAGCTACTAGTTGGTGACCACTCTCTTTAGTGGCTTTAACCATTAATGTTTTAACGGTTTTTTCAATTGGTAAATTGAATTGTGCTACTAGTTCATCAATAGTTTTGGCATCTGGAGTATCAACTAATTGCATCTCCTTGGTTGGAAATTGGCGAGTTTGAGTTGGTGCTTGTGCTTGTGCCATTTCGATATTTGCCGCATAATCAGACTCAGTTGAAAAAACAATATCATCTTCGCCACTATCCGCTAATACTTGGAATTCATGTGACCAGTTACCACCAATTGAGCCAGTATCAGCTCGTACTGCTCTAAAATTTAAGCCTGCACGAGTAAATACTGCACTGTAAGCTTTATACATATCATCATAAGTTTCTTGTAATGATTCTTGCGATGTGTGAAATGAGTATGCATCTTTCATAATAAATTCACGCGAACGCATAACACCAAAACGTGGGCGTACTTCATCGCGGAATTTGGTTTGAATTTGATATACATTAAGCGGTAATTGCTTATAAGAGCTCACTTCATTACGAAGTAAGTCAGTGATCACTTCTTCATGAGTTGGGCCTAAGACGAAATCACGATCACCACGATCTTTAATGCGTAATAATTCGGGACCATATTGTTCCCAACGCCCACTTTCTTGCCATATATCGGCAGGTTGTACCACAGGCATTAATACTTCAATTGCACCTGCTTTATTCATCTCTTCACGAACAATATTTTCGACTTTTTTTAGTACACGATAACCTGTGGGTAGCCATGTATATAATCCGGCAGCAACTTTACGGATCATGCCGGCACGTAACATTAATTGATGACTAATTACTTCAGCATCTGCTGGCGTTTCTTTTAATGTAGATAGAAGATATTTACTGGTTCGCATACATTTATCCCGAAAAATAATTTATATATAAATATAATAAAAATGTTAGCTAGTTTAGCAGTACCAAGCGCAACACAAAAGTAATTTTATTAATAATTATGGTTATAGATGTTTATTAATGATAAATTATCGTTTATTGAGAATAAGTTACTAATCAATATGGACAAATGGAAATTGAACATACATAAATTAATAGAGCGTTTATTCTTTCTCTTTTTAATAGGTCTTATTTTATATTGGCCGATTAAATTTGCTAAATATCATTTGTTTGATTTAAGTTATCAAGAGGTATTAGAGTTTTCTTGGCGAACTGATGGTTGTCAATTGTCATATCCAGAGGTATGCCCATGCCCTAGTTTTATTGAGCCAGATGATCATTTCACAATTACTGATGATGGCGATTTATATTTTGAAAATAAACTTTATGGTAAATTGATATTAAAAGACAAACCTAGTTTTTTTCATGACCCCTCTGAAATATTGTCTGGTGGCTTCATGGAAATTATACGGTCAGATTCAGGTGTTATTTGCTACTATGATTCGATATAAAAATTTTGAGAATTTTTTAGCTAAAATTAGCTGTCAAAAACCCCGTTCTTCAAAAATTTTTTATGCTAATAATTTAATCTTAATTAATGGCTTGATTCGACAATTGTTATCACCATAATATAGCACTAAATATAAGTCATTTTTAACTATAATTACGAGCAAGTCATTGATTACAAAAAGGGATAAAATGGGTTCGGTTTTTGATATATTCAAAATTGGTATAGGTCCTTCTAGTTCACATACCGTTGGTCCAATGAGAGCAGGTAAGGCATTTATTGATCTACTTATTAATAATGAGCAAATGCCGTTAGTGACTAAAATTGTTGCTGATATTTATGGCTCTTTGTCACTGACAGGTAAAGGTCACCATACTGATGTGGCAATTATTCTCGGATTATCAGGTGAAAAACCTGATACTGTTAATATTGATCAGATCCCCCACATTATTCAAACCATGAATCAATGCTGTCGGCTACCAATATATAATGGTCAATACCAAGTCGATTTTTCCAGTCAAAGCATTATATTTCATTCTACTTTTCTACCATTACACGAAAATGGAATGACGTTAAGTGCTTATCATCATGACAAACTAATTGTGCAAAAGACTTATTATTCAGTGGGTGGTGGTAAAATTGTTGAAGAGGAATTGTTCGGTTTACAAGATCAGAATGCAATAGATGTACCTTACCCTTTTGCAACCGCCGCACAATTATTGCAGCATTGTGATGATAACTCATTGTCGGTATCTAGTATTGTTTTAAAAAATGAGTTACAACATCATACTCATGAGGAAATCATAAATTATTTTTCTTTAGTTGGACAAACAATGCTTGATTGTATTAAGCGAGGCATGAATACCGAAGGATTATTACCTGGTGCTCTTAAGGTTTCTCGTCGAGCAAATGCGTTGTATCGTCAATTATTAACAAGTAAAAGTAATAATGATCCAATGATTATTATCGATTGGGTAAATATGTTTGCACTAGCTGTTAGTGAAGAGAATGCCGCTGGCGGTAGGGTCGTGACAGCACCGACTAATGGGGCTTGCGGTATCATCCCTGCTGTACTGGCATATTACGATAAATTTATTGATCCTGTATCACCTGATATTTTTATTCGTTACTTTTTAACCTGTGGAGCTATTGGATTACTTTATCAAAAAAATGCCTCCATTTCTGGTGCAGAAGTTGGCTGTCAAGGTGAGGTTGGTGTAGCTTGTTCTATGGCGGCAGCAGGATTAGCTGAATTGTTAGGGGGGAATCCTCAACAGGTGTGTATGGCTGCCGAAATTGGTATGGAACATAACTTAGGTTTGACTTGTGATCCCGTTGATGGTCAAGTACAAGTTCCTTGTATTGAACGTAATGCGATTGCAGCAGTGAAAGCCATTAATGCCACTCGGATGGCATTAAGACGTACGACCGCGGCGATTGTTTCGCTTGATAAAGTGATTGAAACTATGTACGAAACAGGCAAAGACATGAATGCTAAATATCGAGAGACTTCTCGTGGCGGGCTAGCTATTACGGTTCATTGTAGTTAATAGTGAATCGTATGAGATGTGACGATTTATCATCAGTAATATTATGATTAAATCATAGCTGTGATTTCATTTATGAAATATTTTTGCAGAGTACTAAAATTGTCCATATTTTTATAGCTAAACGGATAGTACCTCGTTTAGACTATCAATTATATCACTAGCTAATAAACTGTATTTATTTAGTTTTTTAGAAGCAACATCGCCAGCTAAACCATGTAAGTAAACACTTACTGGAGCAGCTTTGGATGGCGGTAGATGTTGAGCTATAAGTCCAGCCATTATTCCTGTTAAAACATCACCAGCACCGCCGGTAGCCATACCACAATTACCAGATTGGTTAATATAAGTGGTTTGTCCAGGTATTGTGACGATGGTTTTTGCATCTTTTAATACGCAGATTACGTTATAGTCTTGCGCAAATTTTTTAGCCGTGTCGACTAAATTATTTTTAATAGCTTCAATTGGTTGTTTAACTAGCCTTGCCATTTCTCCCAAATGAGGGGTAACAATAATAGTTGACTGTGCTTGTTTCAATAATCTTAAATTAGGTACTAACGTATTAAGCCCATCAGCATCGATGATTACTGGAATCCTTGCATGCTGTAATACATACGATAAGATTTTATGAGTATCATCGGATACCCCCATGCCAGGTCCAATAACAATGACTGAAGCCCGATTTATTAGTTCATCAAGTTTTTTTATATCAATTTTATTGGTAATAAATGGGGTTAATAGAACTTCGGGAATTTGGGTTAATAAAATATCACGATTGCACATGGGGGTGTAAATATGTACTAATCCAGCTCCAGTTTTATATGCTGCTTTAGCTGAAAAGTACGCAGCTCCAGACATATTTTCGGAACCAGCGATAACTAATACTTTGCCATAACTACCTTTATGACTATTGTTTGATCTTTGCGGCAATAATTTACTCAACTCATTAGATTGATAAGTATAATGACTGGCTGGAGTATCTGCATAGATGCCGATATCGGCAATAGTGATTTCACCTGCTAATTCAGCCCCTGGATAAAGCGATAAACCAATTTTTGCGTAGGCAAAAGTGACAGTTTGTTTAGCCTTGACCGCAACACCAAGGATTTTTCCTGTATTGCTGCAAAGTCCCGAAGGAATATCAATAGCAAGAACATCGGCACAGCACTGATTTATCCGCTCAATGGCATGAACAAAATTGCCGCTCACTATACGATTAAGCCCTATACCAAAAATAGCATCAACGATAGTAGTATATTCGGTAAAGCATTTTGGGAGTGAAGTGATAAAGTTGATATTATAATGCTGTGCTATTTTAATTTGTTGTAGTGTTTCCTTTGATGCATGTTCTACTTGACCAATTAAATACACATCAACATCAATATGTTGTAATTTGAGTAAGCGAGCTACAGCAATACCATCACCGCCATTATTGCCATATCCACACACTACCGCAATTTTGTTTAAATTATAGTTGTTTTCATTAAGTTGATTTACAACGGCTAATGCTGCTCGTTCCATTAATACTAGTGAAGGTAAGCCAATTTTATTTGCGGTATAAGCATCATAATGCTTCATTTCAGATGAGGTGACTAAGTATTGCATGAGATTACCTCTCTCTGTATATGATATGCCACGTTGCGTGGCAAAATCATATCGGTAGATTAATCAATTATTAGATTAAGGTTTGTTCATCTAATTGATCTTTTAATTGTTGTTTTTTTAAGTTTTCTAAAATTTTATTATGAATGCCATTAAAACCACCATTACTCATAATCAAGATTGCATCAGTTGGTTTAGCTGATTTAGTAATCATCTCAACTAATAAATCAATATCTCCAGACCAATAAGCCGGTTGAATACAAGCATCGACCACATCAGCAACTAACCAAGGTAGTTGTTCTGGTTGAAACATATATATTTCATCTGCACGACCTAATGATGGCGCCAGTTCATCTTTGGATATGCCTAGTTTCATGGTATTCGAACGAGGCTCTAATACTGCCAATATTCGTCGATTTGCACCAATTTTGCTGCGTAATGCTTCTAAAGTCGCTAATATTGCAGTTGGGTGATGGGCAAAATCATCATAAATCTCGATATCATTAACTTCGCCGTATAACTCTAAACGTCTTTTGGCATTCAAAAACGATCCCAGTGCTAAACAAGCATCAGCTGGTTTAATACCTACATTATGTGCCGCGGCAATAGCCATTAAGGCATTATGCATATTGTGTTCACCAACAAGAGAATAGTTAACTTCACCAACCTGTTCATTGTTAAAGTAAACGGCAAACTGGCTAGCATCATTAGCGATTTTTTTCGCCATCCAACCATTTTCTGATTCAGTGAATGATTGTTCACTCCAACAACCTTTTGCTAAAACTTGTTTTAAATTGACATCTTCTTGCGGTGAAATTATCAACCCTTTACTTGGCACTAAACGAACTAAATGATGGAATTGTTTTTGAATTGAACTAAGGTCATCAAAAATATCTGCATGATCAAATTCCAAATTATTCATAATTAACGTTTTTGGGCAATAATGCATAAATTTAGAACGTTTATCAAAAAATGAACAATCATATTCATCGGCTTCAATAACGAAAAAGTTACCTTCACCTAGTCTTGCTGATACTTCAAAATTACCAGGTACGCCACCAATGACAAAACCTTGGTTATAACCTTGTTTCTCTAAAATCCAGTTAACCATACCGGCAGTGGTTGTTTTACCATGTGTTCCAGCAACCGCAATCACCCAGCGTTCGCGTAAAACATTGTCATGTAACCATTGAGGTGCAGAAACATAAGGAATATTTTTGTCTAAAATATATTCAACACAAGGATTTCCTCTTGATAACGCATTACCAATAATCACCAGATCAGGAGTAGGGTTTAATTGTGAAGGGTCATCTCCTTCAATAATATTAATATGTTCTTTTTGTAGCAGCGTACTCATTGGTGGGTAAACATTTTTGTCTGAACCCGTGACTTTATGACCCAATGAGCGAGCGATTAATGCAATGCCTCCCATGAATGTGCCACAAATCCCAAGAATATGAATATGCATTTTTTGGTCCTTAATGTTGTATAAAATATTGTACTGATGATAAAACTTATCTGTTGCCAGTATTTTTAGTTAACTGATTTGATTTTTGTAGAAAATTATAATTATAGTCGATTTTAATCGCTTATGCGATAGGCCAAATATGCCTAATCATCAATTTTGCCGTCTGATTTCCTCGAAAGTCATCAACATCTAATTGATAGACAATTTTTACATTTTTTATTGTATTATCTGGCCATTGCGTTAAATTTACATTGAAACATATGCCTTCAATAATAGGGCCACCGTTTTTCGGTTCTAATACTAATCTAAGATGTTTTTCAGCAAATAAACGTTGTTGATGGACAATAAAATCGCCATCGAATGTCGGTTCTGTAAATCCTTCGCCCCATGGACCCGATTCTTTTAATTGTTTAGCCATCGCATAATTAAAATCTTGGCTGTCTACCTCACCATCGGTTTCTATTATTTGTTCAAGCGTATTTGCATTTAAACGTTTATCTATTAGTGTTTCAAAATGTTTTCGAAATCGTTCTAAATCGTTTTCGCGAATGCTTAATCCGACCGCCATGGCATGTCCACCAAAACTCACCAGAAGATCGGGATGGTTTTGATCCAGTTCATCAAGTAAATCTCGTAAGTGAATACCGGCTATTGAGCGTCCTGAACCTTTTAGTATCCCTTCTTCAGTAGATGCAAAGCAAATAACTGGCCGATAATGTTTATCTTTTAAACGAGCTGATAAGATGCCAATGATACCTTGGTGCCATTCAGGATGATAGACAACTAATAAGTTTGGGAAAGAGGATTGTTGTTGCTCTAACCCTTGGATATAGGATAATGCTTCTTTATACATCGTTTGTTCAATTAACTTACGATCATTATTTAGCATATCTAAATCACTAGCTTGTTTAAGAGCACTATCGTAGTCGTCACATAACAATAATTCAACACTAAGAGACATGTTATCCATTCGCCCTGCAGCATTAAGCCGTGGGGCAATATAATAAGCTAGATCGGTTGAGGTAAAGGATACCGGATCTTTTCGAGCAATATGTAATAGTGCTTTTATTCCTGCACAGCAATAACCAGATCGGATTCGATTAATACCTTGATGAACCAATATTCGGTTATTGTGATCAAGTTTTACCACATCAGCAATAGTACCTAACGCGACTAAATCTAACAAACTAGCGATGTTGTATTCTTCTAAATTATGTGTTCTGAACCAGTTTTCTTGGCGTAATTTTGCTCGTAAAGCTGACATAAAATAAAATGCAACACCGACACCAGC
This window contains:
- the mpl gene encoding UDP-N-acetylmuramate:L-alanyl-gamma-D-glutamyl-meso-diaminopimelate ligase; this translates as MHIHILGICGTFMGGIALIARSLGHKVTGSDKNVYPPMSTLLQKEHINIIEGDDPSQLNPTPDLVIIGNALSRGNPCVEYILDKNIPYVSAPQWLHDNVLRERWVIAVAGTHGKTTTAGMVNWILEKQGYNQGFVIGGVPGNFEVSARLGEGNFFVIEADEYDCSFFDKRSKFMHYCPKTLIMNNLEFDHADIFDDLSSIQKQFHHLVRLVPSKGLIISPQEDVNLKQVLAKGCWSEQSFTESENGWMAKKIANDASQFAVYFNNEQVGEVNYSLVGEHNMHNALMAIAAAHNVGIKPADACLALGSFLNAKRRLELYGEVNDIEIYDDFAHHPTAILATLEALRSKIGANRRILAVLEPRSNTMKLGISKDELAPSLGRADEIYMFQPEQLPWLVADVVDACIQPAYWSGDIDLLVEMITKSAKPTDAILIMSNGGFNGIHNKILENLKKQQLKDQLDEQTLI
- the recJ gene encoding single-stranded-DNA-specific exonuclease RecJ, whose amino-acid sequence is MKNKLTHRQLPEALPELSPDIPLLLQRVYALRGITSMQELDYTTRNLCNYDNLDGTQTAVEIVYSAMQNNKRIMIVGDFDTDGATSTALTVKALKKMGCQHVDYIIPNRFDDGYGLSISVIKRALLKKADLIITVDNGVSAIEAVEFAKQSNLTVIITDHHLCPEQLPAADAIINPNLPNCSFPSKHLAGVGVAFYFMSALRAKLRQENWFRTHNLEEYNIASLLDLVALGTIADVVKLDHNNRILVHQGINRIRSGYCCAGIKALLHIARKDPVSFTSTDLAYYIAPRLNAAGRMDNMSLSVELLLCDDYDSALKQASDLDMLNNDRKLIEQTMYKEALSYIQGLEQQQSSFPNLLVVYHPEWHQGIIGILSARLKDKHYRPVICFASTEEGILKGSGRSIAGIHLRDLLDELDQNHPDLLVSFGGHAMAVGLSIRENDLERFRKHFETLIDKRLNANTLEQIIETDGEVDSQDFNYAMAKQLKESGPWGEGFTEPTFDGDFIVHQQRLFAEKHLRLVLEPKNGGPIIEGICFNVNLTQWPDNTIKNVKIVYQLDVDDFRGNQTAKLMIRHIWPIA